The following proteins are encoded in a genomic region of Ostrea edulis chromosome 7, xbOstEdul1.1, whole genome shotgun sequence:
- the LOC125654841 gene encoding SLIT-ROBO Rho GTPase-activating protein 1-like isoform X6 gives MASLGTLPMDNRQLYLSRQTSLRRSKRKSSGFGGNVRSQLNEQLKCLESRLEVQVAMVTELQDFFRRLSEVETEYAKNLEKLVKNTKLRHRQEKQKREHWSLFSTFTTWQQVLDITKKESRDHQTLSDIYGNQMVQRFNSIIDNSQRIHRSCHEIGMECHEDIMKTLTELQNAMKTYHTYQTESKQAESKLRTVECQKNKLEQQLAGKNISSNKKLKSWIRQTEKKQNKYSENKLKALKSRNDYLLCIESANAGVSKYFADDISDLIDCMDFGYHNSVRCTMMMYQSCHKNISKTHQNAIEVIQKCVGDLDAQSDKQRFIELYNAAFMLPKKFDFQPCKGDEVQQISAQKPVQDDILQRYKAIGDRLVQLRLDNDETWKTMEATEKSLNDMITGRNYDVSSFFLEENPPPKSPHEAAKQRSEWLEMEGFYIHKFRKYTQSCNQISRLQGKYSVIQRALGDNISTSGPPSLPPKPKKRRIGRSQLVGQPKLFGGSLEEYCDATGQEIPLVIKSCVRAINLYGMHHQGIFRVSGAQVEINEFRVEFEKGEDPLIDMDPSDINSVAGVLKLYFRELREPLFPLPLFDELISGSKLDDGQRVEKIKDLLSPLPRCVLVVMRYLFAFLNHLSEYSDENMMDPYNLAICFGPTLLPIPSDRDQVSYQGNVHEVIKTIIIHHEDIFTFEGGEVYEKCIVDDPDRESYNDITDIEVDPSSVTSDDEDDDDAQIFEAVALYDFEGRTERELSFKKHDTLLVYHRVSSDWWEGLYQGKEGLIPDRYINLKHPPEEKRSQPDEDGVSRSSTLSKASASKLPTILTEPDQPEKPPPQTTTNDSNPEKPSPHMTPSGTPRSSMADTDSTSVNVPAAQTNSSPKLEVKRRTDSLRIVEEEDVKDDLSADIDSALAEVVSGLRSLEMQQRTDKRMSLPTIKHTPKHTPDLVLDLPTEGANVSPQDLSEPDSPTTTADTFAQSNQGTLKKANSMPRNISGHFLEAEQGGSTFMTSPLLGSFAGKKRGGSAREGSSKDPPFSPLMSASMTSSLTSSEMSSSMTSSMTSSISVPPVLPPSGFTGHKQPPPVAEKPKLPPKVKPPVMKKPTRSPEVQRRQAGPQPAPLDSK, from the exons ATGTTCGGAGCCAGCTTAATGAACAGCTGAAATGTCTGGAAAGTCGGCTAGAGGTCCAGGTTGCCATGGTGACAGAACTACAGGACTTTTTCCGGAGGTTGTCAGAAGTGGAAACAGAATATgccaaaaatctggaaaaattAGTCAAAAACACAAAATTACGGCACCGGCAGGAAAAACAAAA ACGGGAACACTGGTCTTTATTTTCCACATTCACAACATGGCAGCAGGTTCTAGATATCACTAAGAAAGAATCTCGGGACCATCAAACCCTCAGCGATATTTATGGCAATCAGATGGTACAGCGCTTTAACTCAATCATTGACAACTCACAGAGGATTCACAGAAGT TGTCATGAGATTGGGATGGAGTGCCACGAAGACATCATGAAGACGTTGACAGAGTTACAAAAC gccATGAAAACTTACCACACGTATCAAACAGAGAGCAAGCAAGCAGAAAGTAAACTCCGGACAGTGGAGTGTCAGAAAAATAAACTGGAGCAGCAGCTGGCCGGCAAAAACATCAGTAGCAACAAGAAGTTAAAGTCCTGGATAAGGCAAACAGAGAAA AAGCAGAACAAATACTCCGAGAACAAGCTGAAAGCCCTGAAGTCGAGGAATGACTATTTACTGTGTATAGAGTCGGCCAACGCAGGGGTCAGCAAATATTTTGCTGATGACATCTCTGATCTCATTGAC tgcaTGGACTTTGGTTATCATAACTCTGTACGGTGCACGATGATGATGTACCAATCGTGTCATAAAAACATTAGTAAGACTCACCAAAACGCTATCGAGGTGATCCAGAAATGTGTGGGGGACCTGGACGCTCAGTCAGACAAGCAGCGATTCATAGAGCTCTACAATGCAGCCTTTATGCTACCGAAAAAATTCGATTTCCAGCCCTGCAAAGGAGACGAG GTCCAACAAATCAGCGCCCAGAAGCCAGTACAGGACGACATTCTCCAGAGGTACAAAGCCATTGGTGATCGCCTGGTTCAACTCCGGCTCGACAACGACGAGACATGGAAAACCATGGAGGCCACGGAGAAATCACTCAATGACATGATCACCGGCAGAAATTACGACGTGTCCAGCTTCTTTCTAGAGGAGAACCCACCACCGAAATCTCCACACGAGGCTGCCAAACAACGAAGCGAATGGTTGGAGATGGAGGGCTTTTATATTCAT AAATTCAGAAAATACACCCAGAGTTGTAACCAGATTTCTCGACTACAGGGAAAGTACAGCGTGATCCAAAGAGCCTTAGGGGACAACATTTCCACTTCAGg ACCGCCCTCGTTACCCCCAAAACCAAAAAAGAGGCGGATTGGTCGAAGTCAATTGGTTGGACAGCCCAAACTATTTGGGGGAAGCCTGGAGGAATactgtgat GCAACTGGGCAGGAAATTCCACTTGTTATTAAAAGTTGTGTACGGGCAATTAACTTATATG GCATGCATCATCAGGGGATTTTCCGAGTGTCCGGTGCTCAGGTAGAAATCAACGAATTCAGGGTGGAGTTCGAGAAAG GCGAAGATCCGCTCATTGACATGGATCCCAGTGACATTAATTCAGTGGCTGGGGTTCTCAAACTTTACTTCAGGGAGCTACGCGAGCCTTTGTTTCCTCTGCCTCTGTTTGACGAGTTGATATCAGGGAGTA AATTAGATGACGGACAGCGGGTGGAGAAGATTAAAGATCTGCTGTCGCCGTTACCGCGGTGTGTACTGGTGGTGATGCGGTATCTCTTCGCCTTCCTCAATCA TTTATCAGAGTATTCAGATGAGAACATGATGGACCCGTACAACCTGGCCATCTGTTTCGGTCCGACACTTCTTCCAATCCCATCAGACCGTGACCAAGTCTCGTACCAGGGAAACGTTCATGAGGTCATTAAAACTATCATCATCCATCATGAAGATATCTTCACGTTTGAGGGCGGCGAAGTCTACGAGAAGTGTATCGTCGATGACCCAGA tagaGAGAGTTACAATGATATAACGGACATAGAAGTCGATCCGAGTTCTGTCACTAGCGATGATGAAGATGATGATG ATGCTCAGATCTTTGAAGCTGTAGCGCTGTATGATTTTGAGGGAAGGACGGAGAGGGAGCTGTCGTTTAAAAAGCATGACACTCTGCTGGTGTACCACCGCGTGTCCAGTGACTGGTGGGAGGGGCTCTACCAGGGGAAGGAGGGACTCATCCCGGACCGCTACATCAACCTCAAACACCC TCCTGAGGAGAAGAGAAGTCAGCCCGACGAAGACGGAGTTAGCCGATCGTCGACCTTGAGCAAGGCCAGTGCATCAAAGCTCCCCACAATCCTCACTGAGCCCGACCAGCCCGAGAAGCCACCCCCACAGACCACGACAAACGACAGCAACCCAGAGAAGCCCTCCCCCCACATGACCCCCTCAGGGACCCCTCGGTCCTCGATGGCAGACACAGACTCCACTAGTGTTAATGTTCCCGCAGCACAGACCAATAGCTCCCCAAAACTGGAGGTGAAGAGAAGGACAGATTCCTTAAGAATTGTTGAGGAGGAAGATGTTAAGGATGATTTAAGTGCTGATATTGACAGTGCTCTGGCTGAGGTGGTGTCAGGACTCCGGTCACTGGAGATGCAACAGAGGACAGACAAGCGTATGAGTTTACCGACCATCAAACACACCCCCAAACACACTCCAGATCTGGTTCTAGATCTCCCTACAGAAGGTGCTAACGTGTCCCCTCAGGACCTAAGTGAGCCCGACAGCCCTACAACAACTGCTGATACATTCGCTCAGTCCAATCAAGGCACGCTGAAAAAAGCTAACTCCATGCCTAGGAATATATCCGGGCATTTCTTAGAGGCTGAACAAGGGGGGTCAACTTTTATGACCAGTCCACTCCTGGGATCATTTGCTGGGAAGAAAAGAGGAGGAAGTGCTAGGGAGGGCTCTAGTAAAGACCCCCCCTTTTCTCCCCTTATGTCAGCCTCTATGACATCATCACTGACCTCATCAGAAATGTCATCCTCAATGACCTCATCAATGACATCATCTATTTCTGTACCCCCAGTGCTTCCACCTAGTGGTTTTACGGGACATAAACAGCCACCTCCTGTTGCCGAGAAACCTAAACTTCCCCCTAAGGTCAAACCTCCTGTCATGAAGAAACCTACAAGGTCACCAGAGGTACAACGTCGACAGGCGGGACCACAGCCAGCCCCTCTTGATTCCAAGTAG
- the LOC125654841 gene encoding SLIT-ROBO Rho GTPase-activating protein 1-like isoform X18: MSSEKKPKKEKEILLEFENQARDVRSQLNEQLKCLESRLEVQVAMVTELQDFFRRLSEVETEYAKNLEKLVKNTKLRHRQEKQKREHWSLFSTFTTWQQVLDITKKESRDHQTLSDIYGNQMVQRFNSIIDNSQRIHRSCHEIGMECHEDIMKTLTELQNAMKTYHTYQTESKQAESKLRTVECQKNKLEQQLAGKNISSNKKLKSWIRQTEKKQNKYSENKLKALKSRNDYLLCIESANAGVSKYFADDISDLIDCMDFGYHNSVRCTMMMYQSCHKNISKTHQNAIEVIQKCVGDLDAQSDKQRFIELYNAAFMLPKKFDFQPCKGDEVQQISAQKPVQDDILQRYKAIGDRLVQLRLDNDETWKTMEATEKSLNDMITGRNYDVSSFFLEENPPPKSPHEAAKQRSEWLEMEGFYIHKFRKYTQSCNQISRLQGKYSVIQRALGDNISTSGPPSLPPKPKKRRIGRSQLVGQPKLFGGSLEEYCDATGQEIPLVIKSCVRAINLYGMHHQGIFRVSGAQVEINEFRVEFEKGEDPLIDMDPSDINSVAGVLKLYFRELREPLFPLPLFDELISGSNDGQRVEKIKDLLSPLPRCVLVVMRYLFAFLNHLSEYSDENMMDPYNLAICFGPTLLPIPSDRDQVSYQGNVHEVIKTIIIHHEDIFTFEGGEVYEKCIVDDPDRESYNDITDIEVDPSSVTSDDEDDDGSSLDAQIFEAVALYDFEGRTERELSFKKHDTLLVYHRVSSDWWEGLYQGKEGLIPDRYINLKHPPEEKRSQPDEDGVSRSSTLSKASASKLPTILTEPDQPEKPPPQTTTNDSNPEKPSPHMTPSGTPRSSMADTDSTSVNVPAAQTNSSPKLEVKRRTDSLRIVEEEDVKDDLSADIDSALAEVVSGLRSLEMQQRTDKRMSLPTIKHTPKHTPDLVLDLPTEGANVSPQDLSEPDSPTTTADTFAQSNQGTLKKANSMPRNISGHFLEAEQGGSTFMTSPLLGSFAGKKRGGSAREGSSKDPPFSPLMSASMTSSLTSSEMSSSMTSSMTSSISVPPVLPPSGFTGHKQPPPVAEKPKLPPKVKPPVMKKPTRSPEVQRRQAGPQPAPLDSK, from the exons ATGTTCGGAGCCAGCTTAATGAACAGCTGAAATGTCTGGAAAGTCGGCTAGAGGTCCAGGTTGCCATGGTGACAGAACTACAGGACTTTTTCCGGAGGTTGTCAGAAGTGGAAACAGAATATgccaaaaatctggaaaaattAGTCAAAAACACAAAATTACGGCACCGGCAGGAAAAACAAAA ACGGGAACACTGGTCTTTATTTTCCACATTCACAACATGGCAGCAGGTTCTAGATATCACTAAGAAAGAATCTCGGGACCATCAAACCCTCAGCGATATTTATGGCAATCAGATGGTACAGCGCTTTAACTCAATCATTGACAACTCACAGAGGATTCACAGAAGT TGTCATGAGATTGGGATGGAGTGCCACGAAGACATCATGAAGACGTTGACAGAGTTACAAAAC gccATGAAAACTTACCACACGTATCAAACAGAGAGCAAGCAAGCAGAAAGTAAACTCCGGACAGTGGAGTGTCAGAAAAATAAACTGGAGCAGCAGCTGGCCGGCAAAAACATCAGTAGCAACAAGAAGTTAAAGTCCTGGATAAGGCAAACAGAGAAA AAGCAGAACAAATACTCCGAGAACAAGCTGAAAGCCCTGAAGTCGAGGAATGACTATTTACTGTGTATAGAGTCGGCCAACGCAGGGGTCAGCAAATATTTTGCTGATGACATCTCTGATCTCATTGAC tgcaTGGACTTTGGTTATCATAACTCTGTACGGTGCACGATGATGATGTACCAATCGTGTCATAAAAACATTAGTAAGACTCACCAAAACGCTATCGAGGTGATCCAGAAATGTGTGGGGGACCTGGACGCTCAGTCAGACAAGCAGCGATTCATAGAGCTCTACAATGCAGCCTTTATGCTACCGAAAAAATTCGATTTCCAGCCCTGCAAAGGAGACGAG GTCCAACAAATCAGCGCCCAGAAGCCAGTACAGGACGACATTCTCCAGAGGTACAAAGCCATTGGTGATCGCCTGGTTCAACTCCGGCTCGACAACGACGAGACATGGAAAACCATGGAGGCCACGGAGAAATCACTCAATGACATGATCACCGGCAGAAATTACGACGTGTCCAGCTTCTTTCTAGAGGAGAACCCACCACCGAAATCTCCACACGAGGCTGCCAAACAACGAAGCGAATGGTTGGAGATGGAGGGCTTTTATATTCAT AAATTCAGAAAATACACCCAGAGTTGTAACCAGATTTCTCGACTACAGGGAAAGTACAGCGTGATCCAAAGAGCCTTAGGGGACAACATTTCCACTTCAGg ACCGCCCTCGTTACCCCCAAAACCAAAAAAGAGGCGGATTGGTCGAAGTCAATTGGTTGGACAGCCCAAACTATTTGGGGGAAGCCTGGAGGAATactgtgat GCAACTGGGCAGGAAATTCCACTTGTTATTAAAAGTTGTGTACGGGCAATTAACTTATATG GCATGCATCATCAGGGGATTTTCCGAGTGTCCGGTGCTCAGGTAGAAATCAACGAATTCAGGGTGGAGTTCGAGAAAG GCGAAGATCCGCTCATTGACATGGATCCCAGTGACATTAATTCAGTGGCTGGGGTTCTCAAACTTTACTTCAGGGAGCTACGCGAGCCTTTGTTTCCTCTGCCTCTGTTTGACGAGTTGATATCAGGGAGTA ATGACGGACAGCGGGTGGAGAAGATTAAAGATCTGCTGTCGCCGTTACCGCGGTGTGTACTGGTGGTGATGCGGTATCTCTTCGCCTTCCTCAATCA TTTATCAGAGTATTCAGATGAGAACATGATGGACCCGTACAACCTGGCCATCTGTTTCGGTCCGACACTTCTTCCAATCCCATCAGACCGTGACCAAGTCTCGTACCAGGGAAACGTTCATGAGGTCATTAAAACTATCATCATCCATCATGAAGATATCTTCACGTTTGAGGGCGGCGAAGTCTACGAGAAGTGTATCGTCGATGACCCAGA tagaGAGAGTTACAATGATATAACGGACATAGAAGTCGATCCGAGTTCTGTCACTAGCGATGATGAAGATGATGATG GGTCTTCGCTAG ATGCTCAGATCTTTGAAGCTGTAGCGCTGTATGATTTTGAGGGAAGGACGGAGAGGGAGCTGTCGTTTAAAAAGCATGACACTCTGCTGGTGTACCACCGCGTGTCCAGTGACTGGTGGGAGGGGCTCTACCAGGGGAAGGAGGGACTCATCCCGGACCGCTACATCAACCTCAAACACCC TCCTGAGGAGAAGAGAAGTCAGCCCGACGAAGACGGAGTTAGCCGATCGTCGACCTTGAGCAAGGCCAGTGCATCAAAGCTCCCCACAATCCTCACTGAGCCCGACCAGCCCGAGAAGCCACCCCCACAGACCACGACAAACGACAGCAACCCAGAGAAGCCCTCCCCCCACATGACCCCCTCAGGGACCCCTCGGTCCTCGATGGCAGACACAGACTCCACTAGTGTTAATGTTCCCGCAGCACAGACCAATAGCTCCCCAAAACTGGAGGTGAAGAGAAGGACAGATTCCTTAAGAATTGTTGAGGAGGAAGATGTTAAGGATGATTTAAGTGCTGATATTGACAGTGCTCTGGCTGAGGTGGTGTCAGGACTCCGGTCACTGGAGATGCAACAGAGGACAGACAAGCGTATGAGTTTACCGACCATCAAACACACCCCCAAACACACTCCAGATCTGGTTCTAGATCTCCCTACAGAAGGTGCTAACGTGTCCCCTCAGGACCTAAGTGAGCCCGACAGCCCTACAACAACTGCTGATACATTCGCTCAGTCCAATCAAGGCACGCTGAAAAAAGCTAACTCCATGCCTAGGAATATATCCGGGCATTTCTTAGAGGCTGAACAAGGGGGGTCAACTTTTATGACCAGTCCACTCCTGGGATCATTTGCTGGGAAGAAAAGAGGAGGAAGTGCTAGGGAGGGCTCTAGTAAAGACCCCCCCTTTTCTCCCCTTATGTCAGCCTCTATGACATCATCACTGACCTCATCAGAAATGTCATCCTCAATGACCTCATCAATGACATCATCTATTTCTGTACCCCCAGTGCTTCCACCTAGTGGTTTTACGGGACATAAACAGCCACCTCCTGTTGCCGAGAAACCTAAACTTCCCCCTAAGGTCAAACCTCCTGTCATGAAGAAACCTACAAGGTCACCAGAGGTACAACGTCGACAGGCGGGACCACAGCCAGCCCCTCTTGATTCCAAGTAG
- the LOC125654841 gene encoding SLIT-ROBO Rho GTPase-activating protein 1-like isoform X16, protein MPARQRTSLFACTRPMDTDFVPGRIKIIDVRSQLNEQLKCLESRLEVQVAMVTELQDFFRRLSEVETEYAKNLEKLVKNTKLRHRQEKQKREHWSLFSTFTTWQQVLDITKKESRDHQTLSDIYGNQMVQRFNSIIDNSQRIHRSCHEIGMECHEDIMKTLTELQNAMKTYHTYQTESKQAESKLRTVECQKNKLEQQLAGKNISSNKKLKSWIRQTEKKQNKYSENKLKALKSRNDYLLCIESANAGVSKYFADDISDLIDCMDFGYHNSVRCTMMMYQSCHKNISKTHQNAIEVIQKCVGDLDAQSDKQRFIELYNAAFMLPKKFDFQPCKGDEVQQISAQKPVQDDILQRYKAIGDRLVQLRLDNDETWKTMEATEKSLNDMITGRNYDVSSFFLEENPPPKSPHEAAKQRSEWLEMEGFYIHKFRKYTQSCNQISRLQGKYSVIQRALGDNISTSGPPSLPPKPKKRRIGRSQLVGQPKLFGGSLEEYCDATGQEIPLVIKSCVRAINLYGMHHQGIFRVSGAQVEINEFRVEFEKGEDPLIDMDPSDINSVAGVLKLYFRELREPLFPLPLFDELISGSNDGQRVEKIKDLLSPLPRCVLVVMRYLFAFLNHLSEYSDENMMDPYNLAICFGPTLLPIPSDRDQVSYQGNVHEVIKTIIIHHEDIFTFEGGEVYEKCIVDDPDRESYNDITDIEVDPSSVTSDDEDDDDAQIFEAVALYDFEGRTERELSFKKHDTLLVYHRVSSDWWEGLYQGKEGLIPDRYINLKHPPEEKRSQPDEDGVSRSSTLSKASASKLPTILTEPDQPEKPPPQTTTNDSNPEKPSPHMTPSGTPRSSMADTDSTSVNVPAAQTNSSPKLEVKRRTDSLRIVEEEDVKDDLSADIDSALAEVVSGLRSLEMQQRTDKRMSLPTIKHTPKHTPDLVLDLPTEGANVSPQDLSEPDSPTTTADTFAQSNQGTLKKANSMPRNISGHFLEAEQGGSTFMTSPLLGSFAGKKRGGSAREGSSKDPPFSPLMSASMTSSLTSSEMSSSMTSSMTSSISVPPVLPPSGFTGHKQPPPVAEKPKLPPKVKPPVMKKPTRSPEVQRRQAGPQPAPLDSK, encoded by the exons atgCCGGCTCGCCAAAGGACTTCTCTCTTCGCGTGTACTCGGCCGATGGACACAGATTTTGTCCCCGGGAGAATTAAGATTATTG ATGTTCGGAGCCAGCTTAATGAACAGCTGAAATGTCTGGAAAGTCGGCTAGAGGTCCAGGTTGCCATGGTGACAGAACTACAGGACTTTTTCCGGAGGTTGTCAGAAGTGGAAACAGAATATgccaaaaatctggaaaaattAGTCAAAAACACAAAATTACGGCACCGGCAGGAAAAACAAAA ACGGGAACACTGGTCTTTATTTTCCACATTCACAACATGGCAGCAGGTTCTAGATATCACTAAGAAAGAATCTCGGGACCATCAAACCCTCAGCGATATTTATGGCAATCAGATGGTACAGCGCTTTAACTCAATCATTGACAACTCACAGAGGATTCACAGAAGT TGTCATGAGATTGGGATGGAGTGCCACGAAGACATCATGAAGACGTTGACAGAGTTACAAAAC gccATGAAAACTTACCACACGTATCAAACAGAGAGCAAGCAAGCAGAAAGTAAACTCCGGACAGTGGAGTGTCAGAAAAATAAACTGGAGCAGCAGCTGGCCGGCAAAAACATCAGTAGCAACAAGAAGTTAAAGTCCTGGATAAGGCAAACAGAGAAA AAGCAGAACAAATACTCCGAGAACAAGCTGAAAGCCCTGAAGTCGAGGAATGACTATTTACTGTGTATAGAGTCGGCCAACGCAGGGGTCAGCAAATATTTTGCTGATGACATCTCTGATCTCATTGAC tgcaTGGACTTTGGTTATCATAACTCTGTACGGTGCACGATGATGATGTACCAATCGTGTCATAAAAACATTAGTAAGACTCACCAAAACGCTATCGAGGTGATCCAGAAATGTGTGGGGGACCTGGACGCTCAGTCAGACAAGCAGCGATTCATAGAGCTCTACAATGCAGCCTTTATGCTACCGAAAAAATTCGATTTCCAGCCCTGCAAAGGAGACGAG GTCCAACAAATCAGCGCCCAGAAGCCAGTACAGGACGACATTCTCCAGAGGTACAAAGCCATTGGTGATCGCCTGGTTCAACTCCGGCTCGACAACGACGAGACATGGAAAACCATGGAGGCCACGGAGAAATCACTCAATGACATGATCACCGGCAGAAATTACGACGTGTCCAGCTTCTTTCTAGAGGAGAACCCACCACCGAAATCTCCACACGAGGCTGCCAAACAACGAAGCGAATGGTTGGAGATGGAGGGCTTTTATATTCAT AAATTCAGAAAATACACCCAGAGTTGTAACCAGATTTCTCGACTACAGGGAAAGTACAGCGTGATCCAAAGAGCCTTAGGGGACAACATTTCCACTTCAGg ACCGCCCTCGTTACCCCCAAAACCAAAAAAGAGGCGGATTGGTCGAAGTCAATTGGTTGGACAGCCCAAACTATTTGGGGGAAGCCTGGAGGAATactgtgat GCAACTGGGCAGGAAATTCCACTTGTTATTAAAAGTTGTGTACGGGCAATTAACTTATATG GCATGCATCATCAGGGGATTTTCCGAGTGTCCGGTGCTCAGGTAGAAATCAACGAATTCAGGGTGGAGTTCGAGAAAG GCGAAGATCCGCTCATTGACATGGATCCCAGTGACATTAATTCAGTGGCTGGGGTTCTCAAACTTTACTTCAGGGAGCTACGCGAGCCTTTGTTTCCTCTGCCTCTGTTTGACGAGTTGATATCAGGGAGTA ATGACGGACAGCGGGTGGAGAAGATTAAAGATCTGCTGTCGCCGTTACCGCGGTGTGTACTGGTGGTGATGCGGTATCTCTTCGCCTTCCTCAATCA TTTATCAGAGTATTCAGATGAGAACATGATGGACCCGTACAACCTGGCCATCTGTTTCGGTCCGACACTTCTTCCAATCCCATCAGACCGTGACCAAGTCTCGTACCAGGGAAACGTTCATGAGGTCATTAAAACTATCATCATCCATCATGAAGATATCTTCACGTTTGAGGGCGGCGAAGTCTACGAGAAGTGTATCGTCGATGACCCAGA tagaGAGAGTTACAATGATATAACGGACATAGAAGTCGATCCGAGTTCTGTCACTAGCGATGATGAAGATGATGATG ATGCTCAGATCTTTGAAGCTGTAGCGCTGTATGATTTTGAGGGAAGGACGGAGAGGGAGCTGTCGTTTAAAAAGCATGACACTCTGCTGGTGTACCACCGCGTGTCCAGTGACTGGTGGGAGGGGCTCTACCAGGGGAAGGAGGGACTCATCCCGGACCGCTACATCAACCTCAAACACCC TCCTGAGGAGAAGAGAAGTCAGCCCGACGAAGACGGAGTTAGCCGATCGTCGACCTTGAGCAAGGCCAGTGCATCAAAGCTCCCCACAATCCTCACTGAGCCCGACCAGCCCGAGAAGCCACCCCCACAGACCACGACAAACGACAGCAACCCAGAGAAGCCCTCCCCCCACATGACCCCCTCAGGGACCCCTCGGTCCTCGATGGCAGACACAGACTCCACTAGTGTTAATGTTCCCGCAGCACAGACCAATAGCTCCCCAAAACTGGAGGTGAAGAGAAGGACAGATTCCTTAAGAATTGTTGAGGAGGAAGATGTTAAGGATGATTTAAGTGCTGATATTGACAGTGCTCTGGCTGAGGTGGTGTCAGGACTCCGGTCACTGGAGATGCAACAGAGGACAGACAAGCGTATGAGTTTACCGACCATCAAACACACCCCCAAACACACTCCAGATCTGGTTCTAGATCTCCCTACAGAAGGTGCTAACGTGTCCCCTCAGGACCTAAGTGAGCCCGACAGCCCTACAACAACTGCTGATACATTCGCTCAGTCCAATCAAGGCACGCTGAAAAAAGCTAACTCCATGCCTAGGAATATATCCGGGCATTTCTTAGAGGCTGAACAAGGGGGGTCAACTTTTATGACCAGTCCACTCCTGGGATCATTTGCTGGGAAGAAAAGAGGAGGAAGTGCTAGGGAGGGCTCTAGTAAAGACCCCCCCTTTTCTCCCCTTATGTCAGCCTCTATGACATCATCACTGACCTCATCAGAAATGTCATCCTCAATGACCTCATCAATGACATCATCTATTTCTGTACCCCCAGTGCTTCCACCTAGTGGTTTTACGGGACATAAACAGCCACCTCCTGTTGCCGAGAAACCTAAACTTCCCCCTAAGGTCAAACCTCCTGTCATGAAGAAACCTACAAGGTCACCAGAGGTACAACGTCGACAGGCGGGACCACAGCCAGCCCCTCTTGATTCCAAGTAG